The window AACACATTGCCCAGATCAAACACGGAATTGGGGCCGGTCAGGCGGATCGGCTTGCTCACGGGCATGGGGGCAATGGCCCGCTTGAGGGTGGGCTTGAGCTCCACCACCAGGCCTTTGGCCAGTTGGTCGTCCACCAGCTTTTGCAAGGACACCGAGTCCAGAAACTCGACCATTTTGGAGTTCAGCGAGGCCCACAGGTCATGCGTCATGCAGCGGCCATCGCCGCCGTTGCAGTTTTCTTTGCCGCCGCAGTGGGTGGCGTCAATGGGCTCGTCCACCGACAAAATGATGTCGGCGACGGTGATGTCGGTCGATTTGCGGCCCAAGGTGTAACCGCCGCCGGGGCCACGGGTGGACTCGACCAGGTTGTGGCGGCGCAGCTTGCCAAACAGCTGTTCCAAATAGGACAGAGAAATCTGTTGGCGCTGGCTGATGGCGGCCAAAGTCACAGGACCGGCGTCCTGGCGCAAGGCCAGATCGATCATGGCGGTGACGGCGAAACGGCCCTTGGTGGTTAAACGCATGGCAGACTCCTGAAGTGGTTGGGGGCTTGGTCCTTGCCCCGCCAAAGCGGGATCCCGACTAAACGAGTCAAGTATAAACCAATCCCGATCAAATCACTCGGGTTATAGGGTCATTCACTGGGTTCTTAAGCCCGGATCAACGGAACGATGTTGTCGCCACCCGTGGCGCCAAAGGCCTGCTCTTTCAAAATGGTCAGTTGGTCCCGCACTTGGGCAGCTTTTTCGAATTCCAGATTTCGGGCGTGTTCCATCATCTGCTTTTCCAGTTGTTTGATGGCGCGGGCGATGTCTTTCTCGCTCATGTCCTCGACCTTGGCTTTTTGCATGGCCGCTTGTTCCAGGCGTTCGGCCTCTTTGCCCGACTTTTCGCTGTACACACCGTCGATCAGGTCCTTCACCTTTTTCACGATGCTCTTGGGTGTGATGCCCATGGCCTCGTTGTGCGCCAATTGCTTGATGCGGCGGCGCTCGGTCTCGCCCATGGCTTTTTTCATGGACTCGGTGATGCGGTCGGCGTACAAAATCGCCCGGCCGTTCAGGTTGCGGGCCGCACGCCCGATGGTCTGGATCAGGCTTCGCTCGGCCCGCAAGAAGCCTTCTTTGTCCGCATCCAGGATCGCCACCAGCGACACCTCGGGAATGTCCAGGCCTTCGCGCAGCAGGTTGATGCCCACCAGCACATCGAACGCGCCCAAACGCAGGTCTCGCAAGATCTCCACCCGCTCCACCGTGTCCACATCGCTGTGCAGGTAGCGTACTTTCACGCCGTTGTCGCTCAGGTAATCGGTGAGCTGCTCGGCCATGCGCTTGGTGAGCGTGGTGATCAGCACCCGCTCGTGTTTTTCCACCCGGATGCGGATTTCTTGCAGCACGTCATCCACCTGGTGCGTAGCGGGGCGGACCTCGACCTGTGGGTCCACCAGCCCTGTGGGACGCACCACTTGTTCGACCACCTTGCCCGAATGCGTCTTTTCGTAATCGGCCGGTGTGGCCGAGACGAAGATGCACTGGCGCATCCGCTTTTCAAACTCTTCAAATTTAAGCGGGCGGTTGTCCAGCGCACTGGGCAAGCGAAAGCCGTATTCCACCAAGGTGGTTTTGCGGGCCTTGTCGCCGTTGTACATGGCGTTGAGCTGGCCAATCATCTGGTGGCTCTCGTCCAAGAACATGATGGCGTCGGGCGGCATGTAATCGGTGAGCGTGCTGGGCGGGTCTCCCGGCGCGGCCCCTGACAAATGGCGGGTATAGTTCTCAATACCCTTGCAGTGGCCCACCTCAGACAACATTTCCAGATCAAACCGGGTGCGCTGCTCCAGGCGCTGCGCCTCCACCAGCTTACCCATGCCCACCAGTTCTTTGAGGCGCTGCGCCAGCTCCAACTTGATGGTCTCCACCGCCGCAAGCACCTTGTCGCGTGGCGTCACATAGTGGCTGGACGGGTAAACCGTGAAGCGCGGAATCTTTTGCCGAATACGCCCGGTGAGCGGGTCAAACAGCTGCAGGCTGTCAATCTCGTCGTCAAACAACTCAATGCGGATGGCCAGTTCGGAATGCTCGGCCGGAAACACGTCGATGGTGTCGCCACGCACGCGGAACTTGCCGCGAGAAAACTCCATGTCGTTTCGCTGGTACTGCATGCGGATCAGCTGGGCGATCACGTCGCGCTGGCCCAGCTTGTCACCCGTGCGCAGCGTCATGATCATGCGGTGGTAGCTCTCGGGCTCGCCGATGCCGTAGATGGCCGAAACGGTGGCCACGATCACCACGTCACGCCGCTCCATGATGCTCTTGGTGCAACTCAGGCGCATCTGTTCGATGTGCTCGTTGATGGCCGAGTCTTTTTCAATGAACAGATCGCGCTGGGGCACGTAGGCCTCGGGCTGGTAGTAGTCGTAATAACTCACGAAATACTCGACGGCGTTCTTGGGAAAGAACTCGCGGAACTCGCTGTAAAGCTGCGCGGCCAGCGTCTTGTTGGGCGCAAAAACGATGGCCGGGCGCCCCAGCTGAGCGATCACATTGGCCATGGTGAAGGTCTTGCCCGAGCCGGTCACGCCCAGCAGGGTCTGGAACACCTCGCCGTCCTGCACGCCTTCGACCAGCTGCTCAATGGCCACGGGCTGGTCACCCGCAGGCGGGTAAGGCTGGTACAGCTCGAAAGGTGAGCCGGGGTAGCTGATGAACTTCCCCTCAGCGTACTTGGCCGTATCGGGCGCAATTTCAACAACAGGGACTTCGGGCACGGTGGACATTTTTCTGAGGACCGCCAGGTCAAACCAGGCGGCTGGGGCCGTTAAAATCAGGGACAACCCGAAAGCCTAACCGAGGAACGGGTTTCCTGCCACCACTGAACACAATCCAAGGACTTTCCATGTCTCTGTTTTCCGCCGTCGAAATGGCCCCCCGCGACCCGATCCTGGGTCTGAACGAGCAATACAACGCCGACACCAACCCCAACAAGGTGAACCTGGGCGTGGGCGTGTACTTCGACGACAACGGCAAACTGCCCCTTTTGCAGTGCGTGCAAGCCGCCGAAAAGACCATGATGGCCACCCCCACAGCCCGTGGCTACCTGCCCATCGACGGCATCGTGGCCTATGACAACGCGGTCAAAGCACTGGTGTTTGGTGCAGAGTCTGACGTGGTCAAGTCTGGCCGCGTCTCCACCGTGCAGGCCATTGGCGGCACCGGCGGCCTGAAAATCGGCGCTGACTTCCTCAAAAAGGTCAGCCCCAACGCCAAAGTGCTGATTTCTGACCCCAGCTGGGAAAACCACCGCGCCATTTTCATCAACGCCGGTTTTGAAGTGGGCAGCTACGCCTACTACGACGCAGCCAAGCGCGGTGTCAACTTCGAAGGCATGCTGGCCGACCTGAACGCGGCGGCCGCCGGCACCATCGTGGTGCTGCACGCCTGCTGCCACAACCCCACCGGGTACGACATCACCGACGCCCAATGGGACCAGGTCATTGCAGTTGTCAAGGCCAAGGGCCTGACCGCCTTCCTCGACATGGCCTACCAAGGCTTTGGCCACGGCATCACCGAAGACGGCGCCGTGATCGGCAAGTTCGTGGCCGCGGGCCTGAACATTTTTGTGTCCACATCCTTCTCCAAGAGCTTCAGCCTCTATGGCGAGCGCGTGGGGGCCTTGTCGGTGGTGGCTTCTGACAAAGAAGAAGCTTCACGCGTGTTGTCGCAACTGAAAATCGCGATCCGCACCAACTACTCCAACCCACCCATCCACGGCGGTGCGGTGGTGGCGGCTGTTCTGAACAACCCCGAGCTTCGTGCCCAGTGGGAAAGCGAATTGGCCGAAATGCGTGTGCGCATCAAGGCCATGCGCCAAAAACTGGTGGACAGCCTGAAAGCCGCTGGCGTGAAGCAAGACATGAGCTTCATCACCACGCAAATCGGCATGTTCAGCTACTCGGGCCTGACCAAGGACCAGATGGTGCGTTTGCGCAGCGAGTTTGGTGTGTACGGCACAGACACTGGCCGCATGTGTGTGGCCGCGCTCAACAGCAAAAACATCGATTACGTCTGCGCATCCATCGCCAAAGTCGTCTGAACGGTCTGACATCCAGCTTGCAACCGCCCCTGACGGGGCGGTTTCTTTTTGGGCGGTCCGGAAAGTGACTGCCGATTAGGGGTCAAACTCAAAAAATACCGGATGGTCTCCTGTACTATTGCTGCAGCGCACCATTTGTCGCGAGGGAAACTGCCACATGCTTTATCAGATTTTTGAAACCCAACGCTCGATCATGGAGCCTTTCTCCGATCTGGCCCAGGCAGCAGCCAAGCTCTACAGCAACCCCCTGAACCCGATGGCCCAAACGCCTCTGGCACAACGTGTGTCGGCAGGCTACGCCCTGATGCACCGCTTGGGCAAGGACTATGTCAAGCCCGAGTTCGGCATCCGCACCGTCAAGGTCAACAAGACCGATGTGGCCATCCACGAGCGCATCGAGATCGACAAGCCCTTTTGTGAACTGCGCCGCTTCAAGCGCTTCTCGGATGATCCCGCGACGCTGACGATGCTCAAGGCCCAGCCAGTGGTGCTGATCGTGGCCCCTTTGTCTGGCCACTACGCCACCTTGCTGCGTGACACCGTCAAGACCATGTTGCAAGGCCACAAGGTCTACATCACCGACTGGAAAAACGCCCGTTTGGTGCCTTTGACCGACGGCGAATTCCACTTGGACGACTACATCAACTACGTGCAGGAATTCATCCGGCACCTGCAAGCCACGTATGGCCACTGCCATGTGGTGAGCGTTTGCCAGCCCACCGTGCCTGTGCTCGCGGCCGTCTCCTTGATGGCCAGCCGCGGCGAAAAAACGCCCCTGACCATGACCATGATGGGCGGCCCCATCGATGCACGCAAGTCGCCCACCTCGGTGAACAACTTGGCCACCAACAAGAGCTTCGAGTGGTTCGAAAACAATGTGATTTACCGCGTCCCGCCCACATTCCCGGGTGCGGGCCGCCGTGTCTACCCTGGCTTCTTGCAGTACACCGGCTTTGTGGCCATGAACCCCGACCGCCACGCCACCAGCCATTACGACTACTTCAAAGACCTGATCAAGGGTGACGACGCCAGCGCCGAAGCCCACCGCAAGTTCTATGACGAGTACAACGCGGTGCTTGATATGGACGCCGATTACTACCTGGAAACCATCAAGACCGTGTTCCAGGACTTCAAGCTGGTCAACGGCACCTGGGACGTCAAGGGTGTGGATGGCAAGGTCGAACGCGTGCGCCCGCAAGACATCAAGGGCACGGCCCTGATGACCGTAGAAGGCGAGCTGGACGACATCTCCGGCTCCGGCCAGACCCGTGCAGCGCAAGACCTGTGCAGCGGCGTGCCCGCCAGCGAGCGTCAACACCTGGAAGTTGAAGGCGCGGGCCACTACGGCATCTTCAGCGGCCGCCGCTGGCGCGACATCGTCTACCCGCAGCTGGTCAAGTTCATCTTGAGCCACGCCCCCCAAGCCAAGGCCCCAACGGCCGCGGCCAAGTCGGCCGCTGTGGCTGCCCCTGTGGCCGTCAGCCCTGCAGCAAAGCCTGCAACCAAAGCGCCTGTGAAAACGGCTGCCAAAACACCTGTGAAAACAGCCGCCAAACCCGCCGCCAAAACTCCAAGCAAAGCGGTGGCCAAGAGCGCGGCCAAAGCCGTGCCCAACACGGCCGTCAAAACCACTTGGGTGGATGCGAAGAAAAAGGCCTGAGGTCCATGCCCGCCATGAGCAGCCAAGCGCCTGAGACCCAGGCGCTTTTTCTTGCCCTCAACAACGCCCTGCCCCAAACGCAGTGCACCCGGTGCGGCTATCCCGACTGCGCGAGCTATGCCCAGGCCATGGCCGAGGGGCAAGCGCCCATCAACCAATGCCCACCCGGTGGGCAAGCGGGTATTGAACGCTTGGCCGCCTTATCAGGACAGCCCGTGTTGCCCCTCAATCCGGAACACGGCATCGAGGGCCCTCGCCATGTGGCCATCATCGACGAGGCCTGGTGCATCGGCTGCACGCTGTGCATCAAAGCCTGCCCAACCGATGCGATTTTGGGGGCCAACAAACTGATGCACACCGTGATCGAGCCTTGGTGCACCGGCTGCGAGCTGTGCATTCCGGTGTGCCCAGTCGATTGCATTGCACTGGAGAACGTGACGGGTACAAATACGGGCTGGGCCGCCTGGTCTGCCGAGCAAGCCGACACCGCACGCGGGCGCTACACCTCACGCCAGCAGAGGCTGGTGCGCGAAGAAGCCGCACACCAAAAGCAGTTACAAGCCAAAGCCGAGCACAAACTGGCCGATTTGGCAGCACACACCAAGGGCACAGACCAAGCCCCCGAATTGGACCGCAAACGTGCCATCATCGAAGCGGCACTGGCCAAAGCAAAAGCCCGGCAGACCGGGGTCTGACGGGCTTTTGTAGAAGCTTATCGGGACTTGAAGCCACCGACCTGCAAAGCGCTGCAGGCCGGAATTTCAGGCCCCACACGAATCAATGCTCGTTGGTCGCCAATGCCGTAAACGCCTGGACCACCTCAGGTGGTGCCTGCACCAACTCGATCAACACGCCTTCGCCGCCAATCGGGAACTCGTCATTCGCCTTGGGGTGCAAAAAGGTGATGTCAAAACCAGCGGCACCCTTGCGGATGCCGCCGGGCGCAAAGCGCACACCTTGGGCCGTGAGCCACTCCACCGCCACCGGCAAGTCGTCGATCCACAGACCAATGTGGTTGAGGGGGGTGGTGTGCACGGCCGGTTTTTTGTCGGGGTCCAGCGGTTGCATCAAATCGACCTCGACCATAAAGGGGCCGCTGCCAATCGCACAAATGTCCTCGTCCACGTTCTCGCGTTCGCTTTTGAAGGTGCCCGTCACTTCCAAGCCGAACATGTCGACCCAGAGTTTTTGCAAGCGGCCCTTGTCTGGCCCGCCGATGGCGATTTGCTGGACGCCCAGCACTTTGAAAGGCCGTGCCATTTATTCGAACTCCACGATCATCTGGTCCACCGTCAGCGACTCGCCCTTGGACGCCACCACCTTTTTCACCACACCGTCTTGTGCGGCAAACAACACGTTTTCCATCTTCATGGCTTCGATCACGGCCACACGCTCACCGGCTTGCACCTTCTGGCCAGGCTGCACCGCGACGTCCACCAGCAAACCGGGCATGGGCGAGAGCACATAGCGGCTCAGGTCTGGCGGGGCCTTGAAGGGCATGAGCTTGTGCAGCTCGGCCATGCGCGGCGACATCACCAGCGCCTCGATGCGGGTGCCGTTGTGTTGCACTTGCAGGGCCAATGGGTTTTTCAGGGTGCCGCGCTCCACCTGCGCCGTGAAGGGTTTGCCGTTACAGGTGCCTTCGATGCGGATGTCGTTCAAGCGGGAGTTGCTTTCGATGGCGTAGCTTTTGCCA is drawn from Limnohabitans sp. 63ED37-2 and contains these coding sequences:
- the iscR gene encoding Fe-S cluster assembly transcriptional regulator IscR; this translates as MRLTTKGRFAVTAMIDLALRQDAGPVTLAAISQRQQISLSYLEQLFGKLRRHNLVESTRGPGGGYTLGRKSTDITVADIILSVDEPIDATHCGGKENCNGGDGRCMTHDLWASLNSKMVEFLDSVSLQKLVDDQLAKGLVVELKPTLKRAIAPMPVSKPIRLTGPNSVFDLGNVFAKS
- the uvrB gene encoding excinuclease ABC subunit UvrB, with protein sequence MSTVPEVPVVEIAPDTAKYAEGKFISYPGSPFELYQPYPPAGDQPVAIEQLVEGVQDGEVFQTLLGVTGSGKTFTMANVIAQLGRPAIVFAPNKTLAAQLYSEFREFFPKNAVEYFVSYYDYYQPEAYVPQRDLFIEKDSAINEHIEQMRLSCTKSIMERRDVVIVATVSAIYGIGEPESYHRMIMTLRTGDKLGQRDVIAQLIRMQYQRNDMEFSRGKFRVRGDTIDVFPAEHSELAIRIELFDDEIDSLQLFDPLTGRIRQKIPRFTVYPSSHYVTPRDKVLAAVETIKLELAQRLKELVGMGKLVEAQRLEQRTRFDLEMLSEVGHCKGIENYTRHLSGAAPGDPPSTLTDYMPPDAIMFLDESHQMIGQLNAMYNGDKARKTTLVEYGFRLPSALDNRPLKFEEFEKRMRQCIFVSATPADYEKTHSGKVVEQVVRPTGLVDPQVEVRPATHQVDDVLQEIRIRVEKHERVLITTLTKRMAEQLTDYLSDNGVKVRYLHSDVDTVERVEILRDLRLGAFDVLVGINLLREGLDIPEVSLVAILDADKEGFLRAERSLIQTIGRAARNLNGRAILYADRITESMKKAMGETERRRIKQLAHNEAMGITPKSIVKKVKDLIDGVYSEKSGKEAERLEQAAMQKAKVEDMSEKDIARAIKQLEKQMMEHARNLEFEKAAQVRDQLTILKEQAFGATGGDNIVPLIRA
- a CDS encoding amino acid aminotransferase, which translates into the protein MSLFSAVEMAPRDPILGLNEQYNADTNPNKVNLGVGVYFDDNGKLPLLQCVQAAEKTMMATPTARGYLPIDGIVAYDNAVKALVFGAESDVVKSGRVSTVQAIGGTGGLKIGADFLKKVSPNAKVLISDPSWENHRAIFINAGFEVGSYAYYDAAKRGVNFEGMLADLNAAAAGTIVVLHACCHNPTGYDITDAQWDQVIAVVKAKGLTAFLDMAYQGFGHGITEDGAVIGKFVAAGLNIFVSTSFSKSFSLYGERVGALSVVASDKEEASRVLSQLKIAIRTNYSNPPIHGGAVVAAVLNNPELRAQWESELAEMRVRIKAMRQKLVDSLKAAGVKQDMSFITTQIGMFSYSGLTKDQMVRLRSEFGVYGTDTGRMCVAALNSKNIDYVCASIAKVV
- a CDS encoding polyhydroxyalkanoate depolymerase, with the protein product MLYQIFETQRSIMEPFSDLAQAAAKLYSNPLNPMAQTPLAQRVSAGYALMHRLGKDYVKPEFGIRTVKVNKTDVAIHERIEIDKPFCELRRFKRFSDDPATLTMLKAQPVVLIVAPLSGHYATLLRDTVKTMLQGHKVYITDWKNARLVPLTDGEFHLDDYINYVQEFIRHLQATYGHCHVVSVCQPTVPVLAAVSLMASRGEKTPLTMTMMGGPIDARKSPTSVNNLATNKSFEWFENNVIYRVPPTFPGAGRRVYPGFLQYTGFVAMNPDRHATSHYDYFKDLIKGDDASAEAHRKFYDEYNAVLDMDADYYLETIKTVFQDFKLVNGTWDVKGVDGKVERVRPQDIKGTALMTVEGELDDISGSGQTRAAQDLCSGVPASERQHLEVEGAGHYGIFSGRRWRDIVYPQLVKFILSHAPQAKAPTAAAKSAAVAAPVAVSPAAKPATKAPVKTAAKTPVKTAAKPAAKTPSKAVAKSAAKAVPNTAVKTTWVDAKKKA
- the rsxB gene encoding electron transport complex subunit RsxB, with the translated sequence MPAMSSQAPETQALFLALNNALPQTQCTRCGYPDCASYAQAMAEGQAPINQCPPGGQAGIERLAALSGQPVLPLNPEHGIEGPRHVAIIDEAWCIGCTLCIKACPTDAILGANKLMHTVIEPWCTGCELCIPVCPVDCIALENVTGTNTGWAAWSAEQADTARGRYTSRQQRLVREEAAHQKQLQAKAEHKLADLAAHTKGTDQAPELDRKRAIIEAALAKAKARQTGV
- a CDS encoding VOC family protein, coding for MARPFKVLGVQQIAIGGPDKGRLQKLWVDMFGLEVTGTFKSERENVDEDICAIGSGPFMVEVDLMQPLDPDKKPAVHTTPLNHIGLWIDDLPVAVEWLTAQGVRFAPGGIRKGAAGFDITFLHPKANDEFPIGGEGVLIELVQAPPEVVQAFTALATNEH